Proteins from a single region of Paramormyrops kingsleyae isolate MSU_618 chromosome 9, PKINGS_0.4, whole genome shotgun sequence:
- the LOC111856228 gene encoding H-2 class II histocompatibility antigen, E-D beta chain-like, which translates to MSPWFPSAFRALAALSALSAVDGYFYHIQAECRYSSEDLKDMEFIERRVFNKLEDMRYNSTLNKYIGYSENGVYNADIWNKDGTAERQHTNVDTYCKPNAELDFDSVLRRTVEPTVKVKTAKASSERHTTKLQCSAYDFYPEGIKLKWLRNGEEVTRDVTSTEELYDGDWYHQIHSYLEFTPQSGETIECQVEHSSLKQPKTYKWEPSVHEGKRNKVIIGTSGLVLGLVFSMAGLVYYKKKSTGRILVPSS; encoded by the exons ACGGTTATTTCTATCATATCCAAGCCGAATGCCGCTACAGCTCAGAGGACCTGAAGGACATGGAGTTTATCGAGAGACGTGTTTTTAACAAGCTGGAGGATATGAGGTATAACAGCACTCTGAATAAGTACATTGGTTACAGTGAGAACGGAGTGTACAATGCAGATATATGGAACAAAGACGGAACAGCAGAGCGACAGCATACCAACGTGGACACATACTGCAAGCCCAACGCTGAGCTGGATTTTGACTCTGTACTGCGGCGTACAG TTGAACCCACTGTCAAGGTCAAAACTGCAAAGGCCTCCAGTGAAAGGCACACCACAAAGCTGCAGTGCAGTGCGTATGACTTCTACCCCGAAGGAATCAAACTGAAATGGCTGAGGAACGGAGAGGAGGTGACGCGGGATGTGACCTCCACTGAGGAGCTTTATGATGGAGACTGGTACCACCAGATCCACTCCTATCTGGAGTTCACACCCCAGTCTGGAGAGACCATAGAGTGTCAGGTGGAGCACAGCAGCCTCAAGCAGCCCAAGACCTATAAATGGG AACCATCAGTTCATGAAGGGAAGAGAAACAAGGTGATCATCGGAACCTCTGGCTTGGTGCTGGGGCTCGTATTCTCCATGGCTGGATTAGTCTACTACAAGAAGAAGTCCACTG GGAGAATTCTGGTACCTTCCAGTTAA
- the LOC140592732 gene encoding uncharacterized protein translates to MTGAEINRLFEENRELRRELSECRISDGFFGEDDEKVKYYTGLPNLGTFKALFRFLVPLMHGQRKILTPFQMLLLTFMRLRLDLPPQHLAHLFRISPKTVYRTFNEMVSFLHANLRRSIVWPERETLRKIMPHEFVEAFGHRVAVIIDCFEIFTERPSNLKARAQMFSSYKHHHTMKYLIGITPKGAICFLSKGWGGRTSDKHITLNSGFLANLLPGDIVLADRGFDIQECVGMCAEVKLPAFTKGYCQLARDVEETRKIAHLRIHVERVIGNVCQKYKILTGTTPINMILPCGGEEVTMLDKVVTVCCALTNQCPTVV, encoded by the exons ATGAC GGGTGCAGAAATAAACCGCCTGTTCGAAGAAAACAGAGAGCTACGACGTGAACTCAGTGAGTGCAGGATATCTGATGGTTTCTTTGGAGAGGATGATGAAAAAGTAAAGTACTATACAGGTCTGCCAAACCTGGGAACCTTTAAGGCATTATTCAGGTTTTTGGTACCTCTCATGCATGGTCAAAGGAAAATTCTCACCCCATTTCAAATGCTCCTGTTAACTTTCATGCGCCTTCGATTGGATCTGCCTCCACAACACCTAGCTCATCTGTTTCGGATTTCCCCAAAGACAGTGTACAGAACATTCAATGAAATGGTGTCATTTTTACATGCAAACTTGAGGCGTTCTATTGTAtggccagagagagagacactgcGCAAAATTATGcctcatgagtttgtggaggccTTTGGACACAGAGTGGCAGTGATTATTGACTGTTTTGAGATTTTCACTGAGAGACCATCAAATCTGAAAGCACGTGCACAAATGTTTTCCAGCTATAAGCACCACCACACTATGAAATATCTGATAG GTATTACTCCCAAGGgagccatttgttttttatcaAAAGGCTGGGGAGGTCGTACAAGTGATAAACATATAACGCTGAACAGTGGTTTTCTTGCTAATCTGTTGCCTGGGGACATTGTCTTGGCTGACAGAGGTTTTGACATACAGGAATGTGTGGGCATGTGTGCAGAGGTCAAACTTCCAGCGTTTACTAAAGGCTACTGTCAGTTAGCCAGAGATGTGGAGGAAACTAGAAAAATAGCACATTTGAGAATCCATGTTGAAAGGGTCATTGGAAATGTCTGCcagaaatataaaattttaacaggAACCACTCCTATAAACATGATTCTTCCATGTGGAGGTGAAGAAGTCACAATGCTGGATAAAGttgtcactgtgtgctgtgcctTGACAAACCAATGCCCCACTGTAGTCTAG
- the LOC111839076 gene encoding H-2 class II histocompatibility antigen, A-U alpha chain-like — translation MSPFFSLFMLLGGLYICAKVEAHIDINVAACKTNDTDPEDMTELDGDEIIYVDFKKNEAVITLPEFAGQWSAPGWAEQAQRSHQLCLNDLKVSVEAGSSPPEQIDPPQLTIYTRNEVELGKSNILICFVNNFYPPPVKVKWTKNNVEVKEGVTLSRYYPNSDFTFKQYSTLQFTPQKGDDYSCTVYHQGLTEPETRFWEPEIQDESDIGETVYCGIGLTLGLLGVGAGTFFLVKGNNCS, via the exons ATGAGTCCCTTTTTTTCGCTCTTCATGCTTTTGGGTGGCCTGTATATCTGTGCAAAGGTTGAAG CTCATATAGATATAAATGTTGCTGCTTGCAAGACCAATGACACTGATCCTGAGGATATGACGGAGCTGGATGGAGATGAGATTATCTATGttgattttaaaaagaatgaGGCTGTTATTACTTTGCCGGAGTTTGCTGGCCAGTGGTCGGCTCCAGGCTGGGCTGAGCAGGCACAGAGATCTCATCAGCTTTGCTTAAACGACTTGAAAGTGTCCGTTGAAGCCGGAAGCAGCCCTCCTGAGCAGATAG ATCCGCCTCAGCTCACAATATACACCAGGAATGAAGTTGAACTCGGTAAAAGCAACATTCTGATCTGCTTTGTGAATAATTTCTACCCACCACCTGTCAAAGTGAAATGGACTAAAAATAATGTGGAGGTGAAGGAGGGAGTGACCCTGAGTCGCTACTACCCCAACAGTGACTTCACCTTCAAACAGTACTCCACCCTCCAATTCACCCCCCAGAAAGGGGATGACTACTCCTGCACTGTGTATCACCAAGGGCTGACTGAGCCTGAGACCAGGTTCTGGG AACCAGAAATTCAGGATGAGTCAGACATCGGAGAAACAGTATATTGCGGAATAGGACTGACTCTTGGGCTGCTGGGAGTGGGAGCCGGAACCTTCTTCCTCGTCAAGGGAAACAACTGCAGCTAA
- the LOC140592546 gene encoding uncharacterized protein encodes MPQCCVPCCLNRSELKKTCQLSFYRFPCDEKEKRRWLQLIRRENFTPNCNSRVCSWHFPDGKAAGPTRFAWNEQKNFKVPDQFRHMRKKKPMVPAGGEDAGTDQGQTPGTSKTLTVLEIENDMLREENERLKKLLEKQKQTFSFSQISSDSDKVQYFTGLPDAATVLFLEALLTKFELQYHSDWTVQSILLVDQLLLALMKLKLNCGHVDLATRFNCSTATVTNIFTTIVSALYDILYVGMFENNIPSTAKNQTSLPDCFKPFPNCRIVLDCTEVAVSNTERLDTQSHLYSQYKGRTTLKALIGVAPNGVITFASNLYGGSASDKAITADCGILQHLQPGNMVVADKGFTIRDILPEGVSLNIPSFLVNGQFTQEEVNNNRLISRARIHVERSIQRLKLYSILDHIPYQFKKNINKILKVCVCLTNLQTPILREIE; translated from the exons ATGCCGCAGTGCTGTGTCCCGTGCTGTTTAAACAgatcagaattaaaaaaaacatgtcagtTGTCATTTTACCGCTTTCCCTGTGACGAGAAAGAGAAGAGGAGATGGCTGCAACTGATAAG gcgTGAGAACTTCACTCCAAACTGCAACTCTAGAGTGTGCAGTTGGCATTTCCCGGATGGCAAAGCTGCTGGGCCAACGCGATTTGCATGGAATGAACAGAAGAATTTCAAAGTCCCTGACCAGTTCAGGCATATGCGTAAAAAGAAACCAATGGTTCCTGCAGGTGGTGAGGATGCAGGAACAGATCAAGGACAGACCCCCGGCACTTCAAAAACTCTTACAGTTCTTGAAATAGAGAATGACATGCTTCGAGAAGAGAATGAGAGACTAAAAAAACTATTGGAAAAACAGAAGCAAACTTTTTCCTTCAGTCAAATTTCCTCTGATTCTGACAAAGTACAGTATTTCACTGGATTGCCCGATGCTGCCACTGTCCTGTTTTTGGAAGCACTTCTTACCAAATTTGAGCTACAGTATCATTCTGATTGGACTGTCCAAAGTATTCTTCTAGTTGATCAATTGCTCCTTGCTTTAATGAAGCTGAAACTTAATTGTGGCCACGTAGACCTTGCAACAAGGTTTAATTGCAGCACTGCAACTGTCACCAACATCTTCACCACCATCGTTTCTGCGCTGTATGACATTTTGTATGTCGGTATGTTTGAGAACAACATCCCCTCCACTGCCAAGAATCAAACATCACTGCCAGACTGCTTCAAGCCTTTTCCCAACTGTAGGATAGTGCTTGACTGCACTGAGGTTGCAGTCTCAAACACAGAAAGGCTTGACACACAAAGTCATTTGTACAGTCAGTACAAAGGACGGACAACACTGAAGGCTTTAATTGGTGTTGCTCCAAATGGAGTGATTACCTTTGCCAGTAACCTGTATGGTGGGAGTGCCTCAGACAAGGCAATAACAGCTGACTGTGGAATTCTCCAACATCTACAGCCAGGTAATATGGTTGTGGCAGACAAGGGCTTTACGATTCGTGACATTTTGCCAGAAGGAGTGTCACTGAACATCCCGTCTTTCCTTGTCAATGGACAGTTCACACAAGAGGAAGTGAACAACAACAGACTCATCTCACGTGCGAGGATACATGTGGAACGTTCCATTCAGAGACTCAAGCTGTATTCCATTTTGGACCACATCCCATACCAGttcaaaaaaaatattaacaagATACttaaagtgtgtgtatgtcttaCAAATTTACAAACACCCATTCTCCGTGAAATTGAATGA